The following proteins are co-located in the Candidatus Phytoplasma asteris genome:
- a CDS encoding ATP-dependent 6-phosphofructokinase codes for MKNENQKAKTTTKENKKIAVLTSGGDAPGMNAAIRALVFESAKQGFEVFGVKDGYLGLFNNQIEILNPQTFPRVLNVSGTFLGTSRFLDFQNNLDVRKQCAQNLKTLGIDKLVVIGGDGSYKGASKLHELGIKCVGLPATIDNDICATDFTIGFSTALNNIVDAIEKLRDTSVSHNRCSIIEVMGRHKGDLALFGGLAAGADVIVTRENLLSQKTICQKIKSLRQTNQRHAIVVVTEHIFDVASLAKEVENYSGFETRAQVLGHIQRGGKPTAEDLVLAFRMGSYAVSLLQQNIFNCAVGTCGLNLHYTTFGDLFEKTYEKNELFNVVAKLL; via the coding sequence ATGAAAAATGAAAACCAAAAAGCAAAAACAACAACAAAAGAAAACAAAAAAATTGCTGTGTTAACTTCAGGCGGCGATGCTCCTGGAATGAATGCAGCTATTCGTGCTTTAGTTTTTGAAAGCGCTAAACAAGGATTTGAAGTTTTCGGCGTAAAAGATGGTTATTTAGGACTTTTTAATAACCAAATCGAAATCTTAAATCCTCAAACATTTCCTCGTGTTCTTAATGTGTCTGGTACTTTTTTGGGAACTTCTCGTTTTTTAGATTTTCAAAATAATTTAGATGTTCGCAAGCAATGCGCCCAAAATTTAAAAACTTTAGGAATTGATAAATTAGTTGTAATTGGTGGTGATGGTTCTTATAAAGGAGCATCCAAATTGCACGAACTTGGCATCAAATGCGTAGGACTGCCAGCCACCATTGACAATGATATTTGTGCCACTGATTTTACTATTGGATTTAGCACTGCTCTCAATAATATTGTAGATGCCATTGAAAAATTGCGCGATACTTCTGTTTCTCACAACCGATGCAGTATTATTGAAGTGATGGGACGCCACAAAGGGGATTTGGCTTTATTTGGTGGACTTGCTGCAGGAGCAGACGTTATTGTTACTCGCGAAAATCTTTTATCCCAAAAAACTATTTGCCAAAAAATTAAATCTTTGCGCCAAACAAACCAAAGACATGCTATTGTAGTTGTCACTGAACATATTTTTGATGTTGCAAGTTTAGCCAAAGAGGTAGAAAATTACAGTGGTTTCGAAACTAGAGCCCAAGTTTTAGGACACATTCAAAGAGGTGGTAAACCAACTGCAGAAGATCTAGTCCTTGCTTTTAGAATGGGAAGTTATGCCGTTTCTTTATTGCAACAAAACATTTTTAATTGTGCTGTTGGCACTTGCGGACTTAATTTGCATTACACTACTTTTGGTGATCTTTTTGAAAAAACTTATGAAAAAAATGAATTATTTAATGTAGTAGCTAAATTGTTGTAA
- a CDS encoding MATE family efflux transporter: MSIEKNHLPHPSKPANQTPKSFKRPIWINLIILTFPIAIYLLFQQLSVSIDFYIIGNQPNSSTNLDKTISYMAQIKKILQSVSTALGGASVILVAREYKKKNFTKAKQYATLAFLLAIISSLFFLVVLGLGVLLPAPFGDIFLNKSYHSQNGLTYYYLILITFVAITMNAVFIGLERAKEKTRFVLILNICLIITRISISFAFKAIKQNQVNLIDLALADLIANLLLTLVTFYCMFSSKNIFKLQFKNLVFSKRTVKTILKLAVTLIIAKSTYEIGKLIILAMIDSYFTKDQENLVDIFGFVMAVNGIFYAISNSFEDSQSAMVSQSVTFQSNSKTFKIFKNVVVITLIIGIIGVFINQFCGEQLLRALKPEKVFTTQKITSFKEILNWEQTSLFFSVWTTLMMGYVASYKKNANLIFVINLLRVVLRITILWFLHDILPQLKDVSIPDATQCGLSTFGSNIIVFLTTTYLFVSFLRQNKTNQTPRFKKNKNNALQTKIIK, translated from the coding sequence ATGTCTATTGAAAAAAATCATTTGCCACACCCTTCCAAACCTGCCAACCAAACCCCTAAATCATTTAAAAGACCTATTTGGATCAATTTAATTATTCTTACTTTTCCCATTGCTATTTATTTGTTATTTCAACAATTATCCGTATCCATTGATTTTTATATTATTGGGAACCAACCCAATTCCAGCACCAATTTAGATAAAACCATCTCTTATATGGCACAAATTAAAAAAATTTTGCAAAGTGTTTCTACAGCTTTAGGTGGAGCAAGTGTTATTTTAGTAGCTAGAGAATACAAAAAAAAGAATTTTACTAAAGCCAAACAATACGCTACCCTAGCTTTTTTATTGGCAATTATTTCTTCTTTATTCTTTTTAGTGGTTTTGGGTTTAGGTGTCCTTTTACCAGCTCCATTTGGAGATATATTTTTAAATAAAAGTTATCATAGCCAAAATGGACTTACATATTATTATCTTATTTTAATTACTTTTGTAGCTATTACTATGAATGCAGTTTTTATTGGATTAGAACGCGCCAAGGAAAAAACTAGATTTGTCTTAATCCTTAATATTTGTCTTATTATTACAAGAATTAGTATTTCTTTTGCTTTTAAAGCAATCAAACAAAATCAAGTTAATTTAATTGATTTAGCCCTAGCTGATTTAATTGCTAATTTATTGCTTACTTTGGTAACTTTTTATTGTATGTTTAGTTCTAAAAATATTTTTAAGTTGCAATTTAAAAACCTAGTCTTTTCTAAACGCACAGTAAAAACTATCCTGAAATTAGCAGTAACATTAATTATTGCCAAATCTACTTATGAAATTGGTAAACTCATTATTCTTGCTATGATAGACAGTTATTTTACCAAAGATCAAGAAAACTTAGTAGATATTTTTGGATTTGTTATGGCAGTTAATGGTATTTTTTATGCTATTTCTAATTCTTTTGAAGATAGTCAATCTGCTATGGTATCTCAAAGTGTTACTTTTCAAAGCAATAGCAAAACTTTTAAAATCTTTAAAAATGTTGTTGTAATTACTCTTATTATAGGAATTATTGGAGTATTTATAAATCAATTTTGTGGTGAACAATTATTGCGTGCCTTAAAACCTGAAAAAGTTTTTACCACACAAAAAATAACATCCTTTAAAGAAATCCTTAATTGGGAACAAACTTCTTTGTTTTTTTCTGTATGGACTACTTTAATGATGGGTTATGTCGCATCTTATAAGAAAAATGCTAATCTTATTTTTGTAATTAATCTTTTAAGAGTTGTTTTAAGAATAACTATTTTATGGTTTTTGCATGACATTTTGCCCCAATTAAAAGATGTTTCAATTCCTGATGCTACTCAATGTGGTTTAAGTACTTTTGGAAGCAATATTATTGTCTTTTTGACAACTACTTATTTATTTGTATCTTTTTTGCGTCAAAACAAAACCAACCAAACCCCGCGTTTTAAGAAAAATAAAAATAATGCTTTGCAAACCAAAATTATTAAATAA
- a CDS encoding glucose-6-phosphate isomerase, producing the protein MLKLNLEGIYNFLDWHNYAQTFAPQIKVIHQKLHQDQQLKEKYLGWLELPLHFDFQELEKMKQLKNSHPNLDVLVVIGIGGSYLGAKAGIEFLQTPFKKTKPEILFAGHQASGNHLTNLLHYLKDKNWAINVISKSGITLEPALAFRILKKEIEEKYGKQLAKNRIFVTTDSQKGVLLNLALKEGYQTFVIPDSVGGRFSVFTSVGILPFVFANLDVVSMMKGALQAYHDTFQEDLFQNQAYQYALARYLLHTQQNKKMELLVSYEPHLLSFSEWWKQLFAESEGKEEKGLFVGATNNSTDLHSLGQFIQEGTKMLFETVLNVTSIKDDCVVPHIPNELDNLNYVAGKTYSQINQKILQATKQAHIEGKVPNLEIVIPTLDAYHFGYLAYFFQKACAMSGSLLGINPFNQPGVEIYKQKMFALLKS; encoded by the coding sequence ATGTTGAAATTAAACCTTGAAGGGATTTATAATTTTTTAGATTGGCACAATTATGCCCAAACTTTTGCCCCTCAAATCAAAGTCATACACCAAAAATTACATCAAGACCAACAACTAAAAGAAAAATATTTGGGTTGGTTAGAACTACCCTTACATTTTGATTTCCAAGAACTTGAAAAAATGAAACAACTAAAAAATTCCCACCCCAATTTAGATGTTTTAGTAGTAATTGGCATTGGAGGCTCTTATTTGGGAGCCAAAGCAGGAATTGAATTTTTGCAAACGCCCTTTAAAAAAACTAAGCCAGAAATTCTTTTTGCAGGTCATCAAGCATCAGGCAATCACTTAACTAATTTGCTCCATTATCTTAAAGACAAAAATTGGGCAATTAATGTTATTTCAAAATCAGGTATCACTTTGGAACCAGCCCTTGCTTTTAGAATCTTGAAAAAAGAAATAGAAGAAAAATACGGCAAACAACTTGCCAAAAATCGTATTTTTGTAACCACTGACAGCCAAAAAGGCGTTTTGTTAAATTTAGCCCTTAAAGAAGGTTATCAAACATTTGTTATTCCTGATTCTGTGGGTGGAAGATTTAGTGTTTTTACAAGCGTAGGCATCCTTCCTTTTGTTTTTGCTAATTTAGATGTTGTCTCAATGATGAAAGGCGCTTTGCAAGCTTATCACGACACTTTTCAAGAAGACCTTTTTCAAAATCAAGCCTATCAGTACGCTTTAGCAAGGTATTTGCTTCACACCCAACAAAACAAAAAAATGGAACTATTGGTAAGTTACGAACCGCATCTCCTTTCTTTTTCGGAATGGTGGAAACAATTATTTGCTGAATCTGAGGGCAAAGAAGAAAAAGGGCTTTTTGTAGGAGCCACCAACAATTCTACTGATCTACATTCCTTAGGGCAATTTATCCAAGAAGGCACCAAAATGCTTTTTGAAACAGTTTTAAATGTTACATCAATAAAAGATGATTGCGTTGTTCCTCACATTCCAAACGAACTTGATAATCTTAATTATGTAGCTGGAAAAACTTATTCACAAATTAATCAAAAAATTCTTCAAGCCACTAAACAAGCCCACATTGAAGGCAAAGTTCCTAATTTAGAAATTGTCATTCCTACTTTGGATGCATATCATTTTGGATATTTAGCGTATTTTTTCCAAAAAGCTTGTGCAATGTCAGGTTCGTTGTTAGGAATTAACCCTTTTAATCAACCCGGAGTAGAAATATACAAACAAAAAATGTTTGCTTTATTAAAGTCATAA
- the eno gene encoding phosphopyruvate hydratase, giving the protein MPYIESILAREVLDSRGNPTVEVEVYTESGAFGRAIVPSGASTGQYEAVELRDGDAKRFLGKGVLQAVKNVTEVIQPELEGYSVLEQTLIDKLLIKLDGTPNKSNLGANAILGVSLACAKAAANYLNLEFYQYVGGVLPKQMPVPMMNVINGGAHASNSVDFQEFMILPTGPTSFKEALRYGAEVFHHLGKILKQKGLPTTVGDEGGYAPDLNSNEEALQIILEAIKSAGYEPGKDIFLGMDVAASEFYDKKLQKYVLASENNKAFSSQELVHYYETLVSKYPIISIEDGLDENDWDGWKYLTQKLGNQIQLVGDDLFVTNTQKLAQGIENKIGNSILIKLNQIGTLTETLETIEMAKKASYTAVISHRSGETEDTTIADLAVATNAGQIKTGSCSRTDRMAKYNQLLRIEDQLVEAPFLGLKTFYNLKK; this is encoded by the coding sequence ATGCCATATATTGAAAGTATTTTAGCGCGCGAAGTGCTAGATTCCAGAGGAAATCCTACAGTAGAAGTAGAAGTTTATACAGAATCAGGAGCGTTTGGAAGAGCTATTGTTCCTTCAGGAGCTTCTACCGGACAATACGAAGCAGTTGAATTAAGGGATGGGGATGCCAAAAGATTTTTAGGTAAAGGCGTTTTGCAAGCTGTTAAAAATGTTACTGAAGTTATTCAACCAGAATTAGAAGGTTATTCTGTCTTAGAACAAACTTTAATTGATAAATTATTAATTAAACTTGACGGAACTCCTAACAAATCTAATTTAGGAGCTAACGCTATTTTAGGTGTTTCTTTGGCTTGTGCTAAAGCTGCAGCTAACTACTTAAATCTTGAGTTTTATCAATATGTAGGAGGCGTTTTACCTAAACAAATGCCAGTTCCTATGATGAATGTTATCAACGGTGGAGCTCATGCTTCTAACAGTGTTGATTTTCAAGAGTTTATGATTTTACCAACTGGACCAACATCTTTTAAAGAAGCTTTACGTTATGGGGCTGAAGTTTTTCACCATTTAGGAAAAATCTTAAAACAAAAAGGACTTCCAACTACAGTAGGAGACGAAGGCGGATATGCACCTGACCTTAATTCTAACGAAGAAGCCTTACAAATCATTTTGGAAGCTATCAAAAGTGCAGGATACGAGCCAGGAAAAGACATTTTTTTAGGAATGGACGTTGCAGCTTCCGAGTTTTATGACAAAAAACTTCAAAAATACGTTCTTGCATCTGAAAATAACAAAGCTTTTAGTAGCCAAGAATTAGTTCATTATTACGAAACTTTAGTTTCTAAATATCCAATTATTTCAATCGAAGACGGACTTGATGAAAATGATTGGGATGGATGGAAATACTTAACCCAAAAATTAGGTAACCAAATCCAATTAGTAGGGGATGACCTATTTGTTACTAACACCCAAAAATTAGCTCAAGGAATTGAAAACAAAATAGGAAACTCTATTTTAATTAAATTAAATCAAATAGGAACTCTAACAGAAACCCTAGAAACAATTGAAATGGCAAAAAAAGCTTCTTACACCGCTGTTATTTCTCACCGTAGTGGCGAAACCGAAGACACAACTATTGCTGATTTAGCTGTTGCTACTAATGCGGGTCAAATTAAAACTGGTTCTTGTTCACGTACTGATCGTATGGCAAAATACAATCAATTATTAAGAATTGAAGACCAATTAGTAGAAGCTCCTTTTTTAGGATTAAAAACTTTTTATAATTTGAAAAAATAA
- the gpmI gene encoding 2,3-bisphosphoglycerate-independent phosphoglycerate mutase — MTKKFVGLIILDGLGLTDQKENNAFHLAKTPYLDYLLKNFPNTTLKASGEEVGLPQGQMGNSEVGHLNLGAGRVVYQSLTQINKAIRDKSFFTNKQFLQAIEHVKKNNSKMHLLGLISDGGIHSHLDHFKALFDLLKENNLANNTFLHAFTDGRDTSPHSGINYIKDLLDYGFNIASVVGRYYALDRDNNWNRINLVYNMLTSKQAPVIDLPLENTIQNFYNQGITDEFITPFITNPNGLINDNDAVIFVNFRPDRAMRLATALSNPCATNAFCSEGKTNFCGTKLLNNLFLVTMTKYSAQVKSVVAFEKITLKNIYGEVIANLGMHQLRIAETEKYPHVTFFFDGGKELQLKNADRILIPSPKVKTYDLKPEMSALEITTHAKTAILSGKYDTLILNFANPDMVGHTGFLDATIKAIQTVDSCLKEVLNAIFAVKGKACIVADHGNAEQMTDNQGNPHTAHTTNLVPFIVTDKNVVLKPGSLCDVAPTMLDLLEIKKPQEMKGNSLIKKLV, encoded by the coding sequence ATGACTAAAAAATTTGTAGGATTAATTATTTTAGATGGCTTAGGCTTAACCGACCAAAAAGAAAATAACGCTTTTCATTTGGCAAAGACTCCCTATCTAGATTATCTTTTAAAAAACTTTCCCAATACCACTCTTAAAGCCTCAGGTGAAGAAGTGGGTCTTCCCCAAGGTCAAATGGGAAATAGTGAAGTAGGACACCTTAATTTAGGAGCAGGAAGAGTTGTTTATCAATCGCTTACTCAAATTAATAAAGCTATTCGTGATAAATCTTTTTTCACCAACAAACAATTTCTTCAAGCCATCGAACATGTTAAAAAAAACAACAGTAAAATGCATCTTTTAGGACTTATCTCTGATGGAGGAATTCATTCTCATTTAGATCATTTTAAAGCTTTATTTGATTTATTAAAAGAAAACAATTTAGCAAACAACACCTTTTTACACGCTTTTACTGATGGAAGAGACACAAGTCCTCATTCAGGTATTAACTACATTAAAGACCTTCTTGATTATGGCTTTAATATTGCTTCTGTTGTTGGTAGATATTATGCTCTTGACCGTGATAACAATTGGAACCGCATTAATTTAGTCTATAATATGCTTACATCCAAACAAGCTCCTGTTATTGACTTGCCATTAGAAAACACTATACAAAATTTTTATAATCAAGGCATTACAGATGAATTTATCACTCCTTTTATTACCAATCCAAATGGTTTAATTAATGATAATGATGCAGTTATTTTTGTTAATTTTCGTCCTGACCGTGCCATGCGTCTTGCAACTGCTCTATCTAATCCTTGTGCTACTAATGCTTTTTGTTCTGAGGGTAAAACCAATTTTTGCGGTACTAAATTATTAAATAATCTTTTTTTAGTAACAATGACTAAATACAGCGCTCAAGTTAAAAGTGTAGTTGCTTTTGAAAAAATAACTCTAAAAAATATTTATGGTGAAGTAATTGCCAATTTAGGAATGCACCAACTAAGAATTGCAGAAACTGAAAAATATCCTCATGTAACTTTTTTCTTTGATGGTGGCAAGGAACTGCAATTAAAAAATGCAGATAGAATCTTAATTCCTTCTCCCAAAGTAAAAACTTATGATCTTAAACCCGAAATGAGTGCTTTAGAAATTACCACCCATGCTAAAACTGCTATTTTATCTGGTAAATACGATACTTTAATTCTTAATTTTGCAAATCCTGATATGGTAGGACATACTGGTTTTTTAGATGCTACCATTAAAGCGATTCAAACAGTAGACAGCTGTCTTAAAGAAGTTTTAAATGCCATTTTTGCAGTTAAAGGCAAAGCCTGTATTGTAGCAGATCATGGAAATGCCGAACAAATGACAGATAACCAAGGAAATCCACACACAGCTCATACCACTAATTTAGTTCCTTTCATCGTTACAGATAAAAATGTTGTCTTAAAACCGGGGTCTTTATGTGATGTTGCACCCACAATGCTAGATTTATTAGAAATTAAAAAACCTCAAGAAATGAAAGGAAATAGTTTAATTAAAAAACTAGTTTAA
- a CDS encoding 2-hydroxycarboxylate transporter family protein, translating into MKKDKQIKIFGFHPLMFLFFVAVCALHLFAVKEWGIKKLYHPLLTPLFIIFVLGYGLNFIGDSVPYLNKIGLGFLLCIFVPSYLVYKGWIPQDLANKCNENFFSTKTPNNHLGSDFANFFITCVIAGSILSVDRNLLKRSLSKFLPLTLIVCLVAILSVGFVGFLFNYQKPEGFSTQGSFLDSIFYVAVPLTNGGTNLGINGFANGIYKDAFPQLDQKTIRTAIIVPLIMARCLSILFAGLMYVIFDKTKFSGKGKLEYKNNKLTPKPTEKKTPLEYKNIGMGLTMIFVLFSLSGLLNKLLWGYLESLVYFILFLILIRVFNLLSQENQSHISQAGQVISKNFTTPILAGLGMTVKWQQLMGGIKQIPVLTMVLTALLVVVLVSFVLAKALGFYPFETSLTAGLGALSVGGTGHLGIMSISKRDNLLPFIMIATRIIGPIIYTLAYFLFKFFYMS; encoded by the coding sequence ATGAAAAAAGACAAACAAATAAAGATTTTTGGGTTTCACCCTTTAATGTTTCTTTTTTTTGTAGCTGTTTGTGCTTTACATCTTTTTGCAGTTAAAGAATGGGGAATAAAAAAATTATATCACCCTCTTTTAACCCCTTTATTTATTATTTTTGTCTTAGGATATGGTCTTAATTTTATTGGTGATAGTGTCCCTTATTTAAATAAAATAGGATTAGGATTTTTGCTTTGTATTTTTGTTCCTTCTTATTTAGTTTATAAAGGATGGATACCGCAAGATTTAGCAAACAAATGTAATGAAAATTTTTTCAGTACAAAAACACCAAATAATCATTTAGGATCTGATTTTGCTAACTTTTTTATAACTTGTGTTATTGCTGGAAGTATTTTAAGTGTTGATAGAAATTTATTAAAAAGATCGCTTTCTAAGTTTCTTCCTTTAACATTAATTGTTTGTTTAGTAGCTATTTTAAGTGTTGGTTTTGTAGGATTCTTATTTAATTATCAAAAACCAGAAGGGTTTAGCACTCAAGGTTCCTTTTTAGACTCTATTTTTTATGTAGCTGTTCCGTTAACAAATGGAGGAACTAATTTAGGTATTAATGGTTTTGCAAATGGTATTTATAAAGATGCTTTTCCTCAATTAGATCAAAAAACTATTAGAACAGCAATTATAGTGCCTTTAATTATGGCTAGATGTTTAAGTATTTTATTTGCTGGCTTAATGTATGTTATTTTTGATAAAACTAAATTTAGTGGTAAAGGAAAATTAGAATACAAAAACAATAAACTTACACCCAAACCAACAGAGAAAAAAACTCCTTTAGAATATAAAAATATTGGTATGGGTTTAACGATGATTTTTGTATTATTTAGTTTAAGTGGTCTTTTAAATAAATTATTATGGGGTTATTTAGAATCGTTAGTTTATTTTATTCTTTTCTTAATTTTGATTAGAGTTTTTAATTTATTATCACAAGAAAATCAAAGTCATATTTCTCAAGCAGGACAAGTAATATCTAAAAATTTCACTACTCCTATTTTAGCAGGTTTGGGAATGACAGTTAAATGGCAACAATTAATGGGAGGAATAAAACAAATACCTGTTTTAACTATGGTTTTAACTGCTTTATTGGTAGTTGTTTTAGTATCCTTTGTTCTTGCTAAAGCTTTGGGTTTTTATCCTTTTGAAACATCTCTTACAGCTGGTTTAGGTGCTTTAAGTGTAGGAGGAACTGGACATTTAGGAATAATGTCAATAAGTAAAAGAGACAATTTATTACCTTTTATTATGATTGCTACTAGAATTATTGGACCTATTATCTATACTTTGGCTTATTTCTTATTTAAATTTTTTTATATGTCATAA
- the pyk gene encoding pyruvate kinase: MNKTKIICTLGPASYDKNILQALIQTGLNVARFNFSHAQYEQTKLLMKTIKTISDKLDKNTGLMLDTKGPEIRTHEFDGVVTIQKDSEVKISMTEVLGNAKLFSVSYSNLYNELKVGDMVNIDDGYLSLEVVGKDEAKQQLVTKAKNTHSIKSRRGVNVPKVNLEMDFISPKDYQDIVFAAQQDFDYIAASFVRRAQDVKDIRKILQEQGNSNIQIISKIENQEGVDNLEEIIQESDGIMVARGDLGIEVDGELVPLYQTRMITKCLEYGKPVVVATQMLESMQRNPRPTKAETSDVFNAVREGTTFTMLSGESASGEYPVEAVTYMKKINYQAEKVVNYQALSQVYQPKNSKENLLLSAVELALRTDVKAIVVYDLKDAYNVSKFHPSVPVLALVKTEQEARRLVLNFGVCPFVSETKLQTKLEELTQNQSSNCLVVKDGMLYFK; encoded by the coding sequence ATGAACAAAACTAAAATAATTTGTACCTTAGGACCTGCTTCTTATGATAAAAACATTTTACAAGCCTTAATTCAAACAGGTTTGAATGTAGCAAGATTTAATTTTTCTCACGCTCAATACGAACAAACTAAACTTTTAATGAAAACCATTAAAACTATTAGCGATAAATTAGACAAAAACACAGGACTTATGTTAGATACTAAAGGACCTGAAATTAGAACTCACGAATTTGATGGTGTAGTAACAATTCAAAAAGATTCTGAAGTAAAAATATCTATGACAGAAGTTTTAGGTAATGCTAAACTTTTTTCAGTTAGTTATTCTAATTTATACAATGAATTAAAAGTTGGCGATATGGTTAATATTGATGATGGATACTTATCTTTGGAAGTTGTAGGCAAAGACGAAGCCAAACAACAATTAGTTACTAAAGCCAAAAATACTCACTCCATCAAATCTCGTAGAGGTGTAAATGTTCCTAAAGTTAATTTAGAAATGGATTTTATTTCTCCTAAAGATTATCAAGATATTGTTTTTGCTGCCCAACAAGATTTTGATTATATTGCTGCTTCATTTGTTAGAAGAGCTCAAGATGTCAAAGATATTAGAAAAATTTTACAAGAACAAGGAAATTCCAACATCCAAATTATTTCTAAAATAGAAAATCAAGAAGGTGTTGATAATTTAGAAGAAATCATTCAAGAATCAGACGGTATTATGGTTGCAAGAGGTGATTTAGGAATAGAAGTTGATGGTGAATTAGTACCACTTTACCAAACACGTATGATTACTAAATGTTTAGAATACGGCAAACCAGTTGTAGTAGCTACTCAAATGTTAGAATCTATGCAAAGAAATCCGCGTCCAACCAAAGCTGAAACTTCTGATGTCTTTAATGCAGTTAGAGAAGGCACCACCTTTACTATGCTATCGGGCGAAAGTGCTTCAGGTGAATATCCTGTAGAAGCTGTAACTTATATGAAAAAAATTAATTATCAAGCTGAAAAAGTAGTTAATTATCAAGCTTTATCACAAGTATACCAACCTAAAAACTCCAAAGAAAACCTTTTATTAAGTGCTGTGGAATTGGCTTTACGCACCGATGTTAAAGCAATTGTTGTCTATGACTTAAAAGATGCTTATAATGTTTCTAAATTTCATCCATCCGTTCCTGTTTTGGCTTTAGTTAAAACTGAACAAGAAGCTCGTCGTTTAGTACTAAATTTTGGGGTTTGTCCTTTTGTTTCTGAAACCAAATTACAAACTAAATTGGAAGAACTTACCCAAAATCAAAGTAGTAATTGTCTTGTTGTTAAAGATGGGATGCTTTATTTTAAATAA